TCGGCCAATGCCACTGGACATAAACCTAGAAACCAGCTTAGTAGGGATTGCATAGCGGTAAAGCTGGTCAGGAGCGTTCAAGTTGCAATACATTTGTTCGTTTGCCAAGTCTTTTGAACTTGTAGTTTACATGAACTCTGCAATTTGAGAGGTAGTTTTATTCAGTAACATACATTGACAAGAAAGATCCTTTCACCGGTAGTGTTTCTATCAGGGAATGTATTCTATCCGGCACTTTTTCATCGCAAAGATTGTTAGAAGCATCATTGTTAGGAACTTAGGAGGAACTTCCTTCACTATGTTCAGAATTACCAAAGGTGGTTCGATAATTAACTAAACATTTCCTGCTAAGTGCTCTTTGATTTATACGTCTTGCAACACTAGACTATTAATCCAAGTTGTCTTTATATGTATCCTATCAGAATATGAGAAGAGCCACTCAAACATACCAGCTCATATATCCCGTCGTGGTAACTTGTCAGAAGTTTCTGAGTGATACCATTAACttaattgggccgaccgagcgaagcgagggaggacctttATATGGCCACTTTTTTATAAATCCTAAATCATCAATTTGAcataaaaagattggattttgGTGTCCCAAACCATTTTCAATTAACAATGAAAGGACTAAAGAGCCCTTCCATGTAACTATTTCTCACTAAGACTAGCGTAAATATAACACAACACGATGGGTAATCACGTAAATTTCGTGGGGAGAAAAAAAGGACACGGAGGTTGGAAATGTTGTAATTGTTGAGGGGAAGTTTAATAAACTCCAGGGTAAAGTCACCTAAAGGTTGCGGGTTCGAATCCCGGCCacctccttttttgttttttttgttttttttccttctcgtTCGTTGTTTTTTCTTCATAGTCCCCCAAACTCCAACAGAGAAACTTCGTTATTTCTTCTCCTTCGTGGTTCGATCTAGAGAGGAGATGATGAAAATTGAGAGGAAATATCATGTAATGATTGTTGGTAGTGGTAttgattgaaggaatcgattcaAACTATGGGAAAGGATAAATCAGGTAATTGTTATTGTATTTTGAATGTATGTGAAATTAGTGATTATTCTGTAGAATAAGTACTGGGGTTTTCGGATGTGAGAACTATGTAGATGAATTGATATAGTTGAATTGCATAATTATAGTGAagattaggaattagggtttctgctaTTATTGAATCGATTGCAGATTTAGAAGGTGGGTTTCATTTATAAGATTTCGGTCGAGATTTGAGTTGGGTATTGAATTAATTGACGGATTAGGTTTAAAATTACAGACCGTATCAAGTTTCAGGTGATGATTTTACGCCTTAGTGAGTTAGGGTTTGTTCTTGAGAAGTTTGAATGGGTGGGGGCATAAAAGATGATTTCTTTGATTCATTCTGCTTAGCACCCAAGTAAGAATCCACGTTCCATTCTGCAATTTTTCGACAGAAAATGCACAAAAGAATACCCTGTAGCTGTTAATTGTATATGCAGAAGAAGGTTTAAAAGATGAAAAAGCTGTGAAGATTGAGATGATAGATTACTGGGTTCAGATTGAGTTGGATGGAGATAGAAACAAGGAGAAATACTAACGAAGATGAAACTCCACTTAAGAAGAAATACTAACGAACAAGGGATTTTGCGTTTCCCCTGATTAAAGATATCTAATTTGCATTACCCCCCTAGAGATTTATAATAGGTAAAACCCCCTTTAACTTGGATGTGCCGTAACCGAGCAGTTTAGTACAGCACGTGCAGTTCACATGCGTGTCAGAAAAAATATCTGAAATTGTCAAAAGACATACTTACCCCTGGATACGTGGTGCATTCTTAGCCCAAAAAATTTTTTGACCGTTCAACGGGCATCTCCTTCTCTGTTATCTCTGCTCAAACCTCTATTTAACTCGGTTGAAATCCATTCTCTGATTTCACCAAACCTCCACATCATTTAGTTAGCTGATTTATCACAAGTAAGGAAGAACACTAGCAGACATTAGTGATCGAGTATGGGAGGTGGATCTTCAAGTCTCGACAGTGAGGTAAGTTCCTGCATATGCACCATTAAAGGGGGGAATGCAAATTATAGTATTTACAGTGAGGGTGTATTACAAATTTAAACTGTGATTTTTCAGGTAAAAGATGAAGCTTCCAATGAAACCACCTGTCAAATATGTTTTCAATCAACACATTCAGCAATAGATTGCCCATTTATATACTCAAAATGTAGAAAATGTGATGGGATTAGAAGAGTTTGGGAAGGAAATACTCAAGATAATccacaaagaagatttttgaggtGTCAAAACTTCATATGTGGTGAATTTCAATGGCTGGATGAAGCAGTGAGGTTGCCACCACCTAGACAACATCAAGCAAAGGGGTGTTTAAAGTGTCATAATCTCTCACATTGGGCTAAAGATTGTCCTGAAGGAAACATGAAACAAAAACAGATTAGTGCAAATACAAGTATTGGTGAATTGTGTGATCAGTTCCAAAGCTCAGTCAAGTTAGACATTGGACAGAAGAAAAGAAATTCCATGTAACAAGTAAAACTGAAATGTAATAAACAGATTTCTGGAACTAAAGTAGCATCATGTCCAAACAAGAAAGTAAAGTGGCTAACTG
This is a stretch of genomic DNA from Papaver somniferum cultivar HN1 chromosome 1, ASM357369v1, whole genome shotgun sequence. It encodes these proteins:
- the LOC113302553 gene encoding uncharacterized protein LOC113302553, with protein sequence MGGGSSSLDSEVKDEASNETTCQICFQSTHSAIDCPFIYSKCRKCDGIRRVWEGNTQDNPQRRFLRCQNFICGEFQWLDEAVRLPPPRQHQAKGCLKCHNLSHWAKDCPEGNMKQKQISANTSIGELCDQFQSSVKLDIGQKKRNSM